A single window of Theropithecus gelada isolate Dixy chromosome 9, Tgel_1.0, whole genome shotgun sequence DNA harbors:
- the MKI67 gene encoding proliferation marker protein Ki-67 isoform X1, producing MGPTRRLVTIKRSGVDGPHFPLSLSTCLFGRGIECDIRIQLPVVSKQHCKIEIIEQEAILHNFSSTNPTQVNGSVIDEPVQLKHGDVITIIDRSFRYENESFQNGRKSTEFPRKIREQEPARRVSRSSFSPDPDEKAQDSKAYSKITEGKVSGSPQVHNKNVKEDTADDSKDSVAQGTPNVRSSEHAGYNVRNAADPISGDFKEISRVKLVSHYGELKSVPTTQCLDNSKKNESPFRKLYESMKKELDVKSQKENVLQCCRKSGLQTDYTTEKESAGGLQGETQLLVSCKSRPKSGGSDHAMAEPPSPERELDQSKGKRRDVESVQSPSKAVGASFPLCEPAKMKTPVQYSQQQNSPQKHKNKDRYTAGGRESVHLGKREGFKAGDKTLTPRKLSTRNQTPVKVEDTADSAAKPENLSSKTGGSIPTDVEVPPTETEIHNEPFLTLWLTQVERKIQKDSLNKPEKSDTTAGQMCSGLPGLSSVDISNFGDTINESEGIPLKRRRVSFGGHLRPELFDENLPPNTPLKRGETPTKRKSLVTHTPPVLKKIIKEQPQPSGKQESTSEIHVEVKAQSLVRSPPAPSPRKTPVASDQRRRSCKAAPASSSKSQTEVPKRGGRKSGNLPSKRASISRSQHDILQMICSKRRSGASEANLIVAKSWADVVKLGAKQTQTKLIKHGPQRSMNKRQRRPATPKKPVGEVHSQFSTGHANSPCTIIIGKAHTEKVHVPARPYRMLNNFVSNQKMDFKEDLSGIAEMFKTPVKEQPQLTSTCHVAISNSENLLGKQVQATNSGEEPLLPTSESFGGNAFFSAQNSAKQPSDKCSASPPLRRQSIRENGNIAKTPRNTYKITSVETKTSDTETEPSKTVSIVNKLRRSMEFRNIQKLPIESKSEETNTDIVERILKRCQKATLLQQRREGEMKEIERPFETYKENIELKENDEKTKAVKRSRRTWGPKCEPTSDLTDLKSLPDTEHTKDTACGQDLLQTQDHAKAPKSEKGKITKMPCQSLQPERINTPTHIKQQLKASLGKVGVKEELLAVGKLTRTSGETTHTHREPAEDGKNIRMFKESPKQFLDPAACVTGMKKWPRTPKEEARSLEDLAGFKELFQTPGPTEESMTKEKTTKIACKSPPPESVDTPTSTRQRPKRSLRKADVEEEFLALRKLTPSAGKTMHTPKPTGGDEKDIKAFMGTPVQKLDLSGTLPGSKRELQTPKGKAQALEDLTGFKELFQTPVLTEELVAANKTKISCKSPQPDPVDTPISTKQRPKRSLRKADVEGEFLAFRKLTPAAGKAMHIPKPAVGEEKGINTFVGTPVQKLDLTENLTGNKRWPHTPKEKAQALEDLAGFKELFQTPGHTEEAVAAGKTTKMPCKSSPPELADTPTSTRRQPKTPLGKRDVQKELSALKKLTQTTYTDKVPGGEDKSIKAFKETAKQRLDPAASVTGSKRQPRTPKRKAQPLEDLAGLKELFQTPICTDKPTTHEKTTKIICRSPQPDPVDTPTSSKPQSKRSLRKVDVEEFLALKKRTLSAGKAMHTPKPAVSDEKNISAFVGTSVQKLDLPDNLTGSKRRLQTPKEKAQALEDLSGFKELFQTPGHTEESMTNDKTAKVACKSSQPDPDKTPASSKGRLKTSLGKVGVKEELRAVGEFTQMSGETTPTHTEPTGDGKSIKAFMESPKQILDSAASLTGSKRQPRTPKGKSEVREDLAGFKELFQTAGHTKESMTNEKTTKISYRSSQPDPVDTPTSSKPQPKRSLRKADVEEEFLAFRKRTPSADKAMHTPKPAGGEEKDISTFMGTPVQKLDPPENLPGSKRRLQTPKEKAQTLEDLTGFRELFQTPCTDNPTTDEKTTKILCKSPQPDPVDTPTSTKQRPKRSLKKADVEEEFLAFRELMPPAGKAMHTPKPAVGEEKVINTFVGTPVQKPDLPGNLPGSKRRPQTTKEKAKALEDLAGFKELFQTPSHTEESMTGDKITEVYCKSPQPDPVKTPTSSKRRLKTSLGKVGVKEEVLPVGKLTQTSGKTTQTHRETAGDGKSIKVFKESAKQMLDPANYETGMKRWPRMPKEEARSPEDLAGFKELFQTPGPTEESTTDDKTTKTACKSPPPESVDTPTSTRRRPKTPLGKRDVEKELSALKKLTQTTHTDKVPEGEDKSIKAFKETAKQRLDPAASVTGSKKQLRTRKRKAQPLEDLAGLKELFQTPICTDKPTTHEKTTKIACRSPQPDPVDTPTIFKPQSKRSLRKADVEEEFLALRKLTPSVGKAMHTPKPSGGDEKDMKAFLGTPVQKLDLPGNLPRSKRRPQTPKEKAQPLEDLTGFKELFQTPGTDKPTTDEKTTKMPCKSPQPDPADTPASTKQQPKRSLRKADVEEEFLALRKLTPSAGKAMDTPKPAVSDEKNNTFMEILVQNLDLPGNLPGSKRRPQTPKEKAEALEDLAGFKELFQTPGHTEESMTDDKMTEVSCKSPQPESFKTSRSSKQRLKISLVKVDMKEEPLAVNKLTRTSGKTTQTHTQPTGDSKSIKAFKESPKQILDPAAKVTGSKRQLRTRKEKANALEDLTGFRELFPAPGHTEESMTVDKNTTMPCKSPPAEPADTATSTKRYPKTRLRKEVKEELSALERLTQTSGQSTHTHKELASDEGIKVFKQRAKKKPNPVEEEPNRRRPRAPKEKAQPLEDLAGFKELSEPSGHTQEPLTAGKATKIPCKSPPVEVVDTTASTRRHLRTRVQKVQVKEEPSAVKFTQTSGETTDADKEPVGEDKGIKALKESAKQTLAPAASVTGSRRRPRAPRENAQALEDLADFKDPAPGHTEESMTDDKTTKIPCKSSPELVDTATSSKRRPRTRAQKVAVKEELLAVRSLTQTSGETAHTDKEPVGEDKGMKAFKQPAKQKLDAEDVIGSRRRPRAPKEKAQPLEDLASFQELSPTPGHTEELANGAADSFTSAPKKTPDSGKPLKTSRRVLRAPKVEPVGDLVSTTDPVKSQSKSNTSLPPLPFESGGGKDGSATGTKRLRCMPAPEEIAEELPAGKKQRVAPRARGKSPEPVVIMKRSLRTSAKRIEPVEELNSNNMKTNKEEHKLQDSVPENKGISLRSRRQNKTDVEQQITEVLVLAERIEINRNEMKPMKTSPEMDIQNPDDRARKPISRGKVSENKRCLRSVRQNKSSQPKVAEESGGQKSAGVLMQNQEGKGEAGNSDSMCLRSRKMKSQSAASSLESESAQRVTRSVKRCAENPKTAEDIVYVKKIRTRSHRDSEDI from the exons ATGGGGCCCACGAGACGCCTGGTTACTATCAAAAGGAGCGGGGTCGACGGTCCCCACTTTCCCCTGAGCCTCAGTACCTGCTTGTTTGGAAG GGGTATTGAATGTGATATCCGTATCCAGCTTCCTGTTGTGTCAAAACAACACTGCAAAATTGAAATCATtgagcaggag GCAATATTACATAATTTCAGTTCCACAAATCCAACACAAGTAAATGGGTCTGTTATTGATGAGCCTGTACAGCTAAAACATGGAGATGTAATAACTATTATTGATCGATCTTTCAG GTATGAAAATGAAAGTTTTCAGAATGGAAGGAAGTCAACTGAATTTCCAAGAAAAATACGTGAACAG GAGCCAGCACGTCGTGTCTCAAGATCTAGCTTCTCTCCTGACCCTG ATGAGAAAGCTCAAGATTCCAAGGCCTATTCAAAAATCACTGAAGGAAAAGTTTCAGGAAGTCCTCAGGTACATAACAAGAATGTCAAAGAAGACACCGCAGATGACTCAAAAGACAGTGTTGCTCAGGGAACACCTAATGTTCGTTCCTCAGAACATGCTGGATATAATGTCAGAAATGCAGCTGATCCCATTTCCGgggattttaaagaaatttccagGGTAAAATTAGTGAGCCATTACGGCGAATTGAAGTCTGTTCCCACTACGCAATGTCTtgacaatagcaaaaaaaatgaATCTCCCTTTAGGAAGCTATatgagtcaatgaagaaagaGTTGGATgtaaaatcacaaaaagaaaatgttctacaGTGTTGTAGAAAATCCGGATTACAAACTGAttacacaacagaaaaagaaagtgctGGTGGTTTACAGGGGGAGACCCAACTATTGGTCTCATGTAAGTCAAGACCGAAATCTGGTGGAAGCGACCACGCTATGGCAGAGCCTCCTTCACCTGAACGAGAGCTTGACCAGAgcaaggggaagagaagagacgTGGAGTCTGTTCAGAGTCCCAGCAAGGCTGTGGGCGCCAGCTTTCCTCTCTGTGAACCAGCTAAAATGAAGACCCCTGTACAATATTCACAGCAACAAAATTCTCCACAAAAACATAAGAACAAAGACCGGTATACTGCTGGGGGAAGAGAATCTGTGCATCTGGGTAAAAGGGAAGGCTTCAAGGCTGGTGATAAAACTCTTACGCCCAGGAAGCTTTCAACTAGAAACCAAACACCAGTTAAAGTTGAAGACACAGCTGACTCTGCCGCTAAGCCAGAAAATCTCTCTTCCAAAACCGGAGGAAGTATTCCTACAGATGTGGAAGTTCCGCCTACAGAAACTGAAATTCACAATGAGCCATTTTTAACTCTGTGGCTCACTCAGGTTGAAAGGAAGATCCAAAAGGATTCCCTCAACAAGCCTGAGAAATCGGACACTACCGCTGGACAGATGTGCTCTGGGTTACCTGGTCTTAGTTCAGTTGATATCAGCAACTTTGGTGATACCATTA ATGAGAGTGAGGGAATACCTTTGAAAAGAAGGCGTGTGTCCTTTGGTGGGCACCTAAGACCTGAATTGTTTGATGAAAACTTGCCTCCTAATACGCCTCTCAAAAGGGGAGAAACCCCAACCAAAAGAAAGTCTCTGGTAACGCACACTCCACCTGTCCTGAAGAAAATCATCAAG GAACAGCCTCAACCATCAGGAAAACAAGAGTCAACTTCAGAAATCCATGTGGAAGTGAAGGCACAAAGCTTGGTTAGAAGCCCTCCAGCTCCTAGTCCTAGGAAAACTCCAGTTGCCAGTGATCAACGCCGTAGGTCCTGCAAAGCAGCCCCTGCTTCCAGCAGCAAATCTCAGACAGAGGTTCCtaagagaggagggagaaagagcgGCAACCTGCCTTCAAAGAGAGCATCTATCAGCCGAAGTCAACAtgatattttacagatgatatgtTCCAAAAGAAGAAGTGGTGCTTCGGAAGCCAATCTAATTG TTGCAAAATCATGGGCAGATGTAGTAAAACTTGgtgcaaaacaaacacaaactaaACTCATAAAACATGGTCCTCAAAGGTCAATGAACAAAAGGCAAAGAAGACCTGCTACTCCGAAG AAGCCTGTGGGCGAAGTTCACAGTCAATTTAGTACAGGCCATGCAAACTCTCCTTGTACCATAATAATAGGGAAGGCTCATACTGAAAAAGTACATGTGCCTGCTCGACCCTACAGAATGCTCAACAACTTCGTTTCCAACCAAAAAATGGACTTTAAGGAAGATCTTTCAG GAATAGCTGAAATGTTCAAGACCCCAGTGAAGGAGCAACCACAGTTGACAAGCACATGTCACGTCGCTATTTCAAATTCAGAGAATTTGCTTGGAAAACAAGTTCAAGCAACTAATTCAGGAGAAGAACCTCTGCTGCCCACCTCAGAGAGTTTTG gagGAAATGCGTTCTTCAGTGCACAGAATTCAGCAAAACAGCCATCTGATAAATGCTCTGCAAGCCCTCCCTTAAGACGGCAGTCTattagagaaaatggaaacatagcAAAAACTCCCAGGAACACCTACAAAATAACTTCCGTGGAGACAAAAACTTCAGATACTGAGACAGAGCCTTCAAAAACAGTATCCATTGTAAACAAGTTAAGAAGGTCTATGGAGTTCAGAAATATACAGAAGCTACCTATAGAAAGTAAGAGTGAAGAAACAAATACAGACATTGTTGAGCGCATCCTAAAAAGATGTCAGAAGGCAACACTACTACaacaaaggagagaaggagagatgaAGGAAATAGAAAGACCTTTTGAGACATATAAGGAAAAtattgaattaaaagaaaatgatgaaaagacGAAAGCAGTGAAGAGATCAAGAAGAACTTGGGGTCCGAAATGTGAACCAACGTCTGATCTGACAGACCTCAAGAGCTTGCCTGATACAGAACACACGAAAGACACGGCATGTGGCCAGGATCTCCTCCaaacccaagatcatgccaaggCACCAAAGAGTGAGAAGGGCAAAATCACTAAAATGCCCTGCCAGTCATTACAACCAGAACGAATAAACACCCCAACACACATAAAACAACAGCTGAAGGCATCCCTGGGGAAAGTGGGTGTGAAAGAAGAGCTCTTAGCAGTCGGCAAGCTCACACGGACGTCAGGGGAaaccacgcacacacacagagagccaGCAGAAGATGGCAAGAACATCAGAATGTTTAAGGAGTCTCCAAAGCAGTTCCTGGACCCAGCAGCCTGTGTAACTGGAATGAAGAAGTGGCCAAGAACGCCTAAGGAAGAGGCGCGATCACTAGAAGACCTGGCCGGCTTCAAAGAGCTCTTCCAGACACCAGGTCCCACTGAGGAATCAATGACTAAAGAGAAAACTACCAAAATAGCCTGCAAATCTCCACCACCAGAATCAGTGGACACTCCAACAAGCACAAGGCAACGGCCTAAGAGAAGTCTCAGGAAAGCAGATGTAGAGGAAGAATTCTTAGCACTCAGGAAACTAACACCATCAGCAGGGAAAACCATGCACACACCCAAACCAACAGGAGGTGATGAGAAAGATATTAAAGCTTTTATGGGAACTCCAGTGCAGAAACTGGACCTGTCAGGAACTTTACCTGGCAGCAAGAGAGAGCTGCAAACTCCCAAGGGAAAGGCCCAGGCTCTAGAAGACCTGACTGGCTTTAAAGAGCTATTCCAGACTCCTGTTCTTACTGAGGAATTAGTGGCTgccaacaaaaccaaaatatccTGCAAATCTCCACAGCCAGACCCAGTGGACACCCCAATAAGCACAAAGCAACGGCCCAAGAGAAGTCTCAGGAAAGCAGATGTAGAGGGAGAATTCTTAGCATTCAGGAAACTAACACCGGCAGCCGGCAAAGCCATGCACATACCTAAACCAGCAGTAGGTGAAGAGAAAGGCATCAACACATTTGTGGGAACTCCAGTGCAAAAACTGGACCTGACAGAGAACTTAACTGGCAACAAGAGATGGCCACATACTCCTAAGGAAAAGGCCCAGGCTCTGGAAGACCTGGCTGGCTTTAAAGAGCTCTTCCAGACACCTGGTCATACTGAGGAAGCAGTGGCTGCTGGCAAAACTACTAAAATGCCCTGCAAATCTTCTCCACCAGAATTAGCAGACACCCCAACAAGCACAAGAAGGCAGCCCAAGACACCTTTGGGGAAAAGGGATGTACAGAAAgagctctcagctctgaagaaGCTCACACAGACCACATACACAGACAAAGTACCAGGAGGTGAGGATAAAAGCATCAAAGCGTTTAAGGAAACTGCAAAACAGAGACTGGACCCAGCAGCAAGTGTAACTGGTAGCAAGAGGCAGCCGAGAACTCCTAAGAGAAAAGCCCAACCCCTAGAAGACCTGGCTGGCTTGAAAGAGCTCTTCCAGACACCAATATGCACTGACAAGCCCACAACTCATGAGAAAACTACCAAAATAATCTGCAGATCTCCACAACCAGACCCAGTGGACACCCCAACAAGCTCCAAGCCACAGTCCAAGAGAAGTCTCAGGAAAGTGGATGTAGAAGAATTCTTAGCACTCAAGAAACGAACGCTATCAGCAGGCAAAGCCATGCACACACCCAAACCAGCAGTAAgtgatgagaaaaacatcagtGCATTTGTGGGAACTTCAGTGCAGAAACTGGACCTCCCAGACAACTTAACTGGCAGCAAGAGACGGCTACAAACTCCCAAGGAAAAGGCCCAGGCTCTAGAAGACCTGTCTGGCTTTAAAGAGCTCTTCCAGACACCAGGTCACACTGAGGAATCAATGACTAATGATAAAACTGCCAAAGTAGCCTGCAAATCTTCACAACCAGACCCAGACAAAACCCCAGCAAGCTCCAAGGGACGGCTGAAGACATCCCTGGGGAAAGTGGGCGTGAAAGAAGAGCTCCGAGCAGTTGGCGAGTTCACACAGATGTCAGGGGAGactacacccacacacacagagccaaCAGGAGATGGTAAGAGCATCAAAGCATTTATGGAGTCTCCAAAGCAGATCTTAGATTCAGCAGCAAGTCTAACTGGCAGCAAGAGGCAACCGAGAACGCCTAAGGGAAAGTCTGAAGTCCGTGAAGACCTGGCCGGCTTCAAAGAGCTCTTCCAGACAGCTGGTCACACTAAGGAATCAATGACTAACGAAAAAACTACCAAAATATCCTACAGATCTTCACAACCAGACCCGGTGGACACCCCAACAAGCTCCAAGCCACAGCCCAAGAGAAGTCTCAGGAAAGCAGATGTTGAAGAAGAATTTTTAGCATTTAGGAAACGAACACCATCAGCAGACAAAGCCATGCACACACCCAAACCAGCAGGAGGTGAAGAGAAAGACATCAGCACATTTATGGGAACTCCAGTGCAGAAACTGGACCCACCAGAAAATTTACCTGGCAGCAAGAGACGGCTACAAACTCCTAAGGAAAAGGCCCAGACTCTAGAAGACCTGACTGGGTTCAGAGAGCTTTTCCAGACACCATGCACTGATAACCCCACGACTGATGAGAAAACTACCAAAATACTCTGCAAATCTCCACAACCAGACCCAGTGGACACCCCAACAAGCACAAAACAACGGCCCAAGAGAAGCCTCAAGAAAGCAGACGTAGAGGAAGAATTTTTAGCATTCAGGGAACTAATGCCACCAGCAGGCAAAGCCATGCACACGCCTAAACCAGCAGTAGGTGAAGAGAAAGTGATCAACACATTTGTGGGGACTCCAGTGCAGAAACCGGACCTGCCAGGAAACTTACCTGGCAGCAAGAGACGGCCACAGACTACTAAAGAAAAGGCCAAGGCTCTAGAAGACCTGGCTGGCTTCAAAGAGCTCTTCCAGACACCAAGTCACACTGAGGAATCAATGACTGGCGACAAAATCACAGAAGTATACTGCAAATCTCCACAACCAGACCCAGTCAAAACCCCAACAAGCTCCAAGCGACGACTCAAGACATCCTTGGGGAAAGTAGGCGTAAAAGAAGAGGTCCTACCAGTCGGCAAACTCACACAGACGTCAGGGAAGACCacgcagacacacagagagacagcaGGAGATGGAAAGAGCATCAAAGTGTTTAAGGAATCTGCAAAGCAGATGCTGGACCCAGCAAACTATGAAACTGGGATGAAGAGGTGGCCAAGAATGCCTAAGGAAGAGGCGCGATCACCAGAAGACCTGGCCGGCTTCAAAGAGCTCTTCCAGACACCAGGTCCCACTGAGGAATCAACGACTGATGACAAAACTACCAAAACAGCCTGCAAATCTCCACCACCAGAATCAGTGGACACCCCAACAAGCACAAGAAGGCGGCCCAAAACGCCTTTGGGGAAAAGGGATGTAGAGAAAGAGCTCTCAGCCCTGAAGAAGctcacacagaccacacacacagacaaagtACCAGAAGGTGAGGATAAAAGCATCAAAGCATTTAAGGAAACTGCAAAACAGAGACTGGACCCAGCAGCAAGTGTAACTGGTAGCAAGAAGCAGCTGAGAACTCGTAAGAGAAAAGCCCAACCCCTAGAAGACCTGGCTGGCTTGAAAGAGCTCTTCCAGACACCAATATGCACTGACAAGCCCACGACTCATGAGAAAACTACCAAAATAGCCTGCAGATCTCCACAACCAGACCCAGTGGACACCCCAACAATCTTCAAGCCACAGTCCAAGAGAAGTCTCAGGAAAGCAGATGTAGAGGAAGAATTCTTAGCACTCAGGAAGCTAACACCGTCAGTAGGGAAAGCCATGCACACGCCCAAACCATCAGGAGGCGATGAGAAAGACATGAAAGCATTTCTGGGAACTCCAGTGCAGAAATTGGACCTGCCAGGAAATTTACCTCGCAGCAAGAGACGGCCACAAACTCCTAAGGAAAAGGCCCAGCCTCTGGAAGATCTGACTGGCTTCAAAGAGCTCTTCCAGACACCAGGCACTGACAAGCCCACGACTGATGAGAAAACTACCAAAATGCCCTGCAAATCTCCACAACCAGACCCAGCAGACACCCCAGCAAGCACAAAGCAACAGCCCAAAAGAAGTCTTAGGAAAGCAGACGTAGAGGAAGAATTTTTAGCACTCAGGAAACTAACGCCGTCAGCAGGCAAAGCCATGGACACACCCAAACCAGCAGTAAGtgatgagaaaaataacacatttatggAAATTCTAGTGCAGAATCTGGATCTGCCAGGAAATTTACCTGGCAGCAAGAGACGGCCACAAACTCCTAAGGAAAAGGCTGAGGCTCTAGAGGACCTGGCTGGCTTCAAAGAGCTCTTCCAAACACCAGGTCACACTGAGGAATCAATGACTGAtgacaaaatgacagaagtatCATGCAAATCTCCACAGCCAGAGTCATTCAAAACCTCAAGAAGCTCCAAGCAAAGGCTCAAGATATCCCTGGTGAAAGTGGACATGAAAGAAGAGCCCCTAGCGGTCAACAAGCTCACACGGACGTCAGGGAAGActacgcaaacacacacacagccaacaGGAGATAGTAAGAGCATCAAAGCATTTAAGGAGTCTCCAAAGCAGATCCTGGACCCAGCAGCAAAAGTAACTGGTAGCAAGAGGCAGCTGAGGACTCGTAAGGAAAAGGCCAATGCTCTAGAAGACCTGACTGGCTTCAGAGAGCTCTTCCCAGCACCAGGTCACACTGAAGAGTCAATGACTGTTGACAAAAACACAACAATGCCCTGCAAATCTCCCCCAGCAGAACCAGCAGACACTGCCACGAGCACAAAGAGATACCCCAAGACACGTCTCAGGAAAGAAGTGAAAGAGGAGCTCTCAGCACTTGAGAGGCTCACACAAACCTCAGggcaaagcacacacacacacaaagaattagCAAGTGATGAAGGCATCAAAGTATTTAAGCAACGTGCAAAGAAGAAACCGAACCCAGTAGAAGAGGAACCCAACAGGAGAAGGCCAAGAGCACCTAAGGAAAAGGCCCAACCCCTAGAAGACCTGGCCGGCTTCAAGGAGCTCTCTGAACCATCAGGCCACACTCAGGAACCACTGACTGCTGGCAAAGCCACTAAAATACCCTGCAAATCTCCCCCAGTAGAAGTAGTAGACACCACAGCAAGCACAAGGAGGCATCTCAGGACACGTGTGCAGAAGGTACAAGTAAAAGAAGAGCCTTCAGCAGTCAAGTTCACACAAACATCAGGGGAAACCACGGATGCAGACAAAGAACCAGTAGGTGAAGATAAAGGCATCAAAGCATTGAAGGAATCTGCAAAACAGACACTGGCTCCAGCAGCAAGTGTAACTGGCAGCAGGAGACGGCCAAGAGCACCCAGGGAAAATGCCCAAGCCCTAGAAGACCTGGCTGACTTCAAAGACCCAGCACCAGGTCACACCGAAGAATCAATGACTGATGACAAAACCACTAAAATACCCTGCAAATCATCACCAGAACTAGTAGACACTGCAACAAGTTCAAAGAGACGGCCCAGGACACGTGCCCAGAAAGTAGCAGTAAAGGAGGAGCTGTTAGCAGTCCGCAGTCTCACACAAACATCAGGGGAGACCGCGCACACCGACAAAGAGCCGGTAGGTGAGGACAAAGGCATGAAAGCATTTAAGCAACCTGCAAAGCAGAAGCTGGACGCAGAAGATGTAATTGGCAGCAGGAGACGGCCAAGAGCACCTAAGGAAAAGGCCCAACCCCTAGAAGATCTGGCCAGCTTCCAAGAGCTCTCTCCAACACCAGGCCACACTGAGGAACTGGCAAATGGTGCTGCTGATAGCTTTACAAGCGCTCCAAAGAAAACACCTGACAGTGGAAAACCTCTAAAAACATCCAGAAGAGTTCTTCGGGCCCCTAAAGTAGAACCCGTGGGAGACCTGGTAAGTACCACAGACCCTGTAAAATCACAAAGCAAAAGCAACACTTCCCTGCCCCCACTGCCCTTCGAGAGCGGAGGTGGCAAAGATGGAAGCGCCACAGGAACCAAGAGGCTGCGCTGCATGCCTGCGCCGGAGGAGATCGCGGAGGAGCTGCCAGCCGGCAAGAAGCAGAGGGTTGCTCCCAGGGCGAGAGGCAAATCACCGGAACCAGTGGTCATCATGAAGAGAAGTTTGAGGACTTCTGCAAAAAGAATTGAACCTGTGGAAGAGCTGAACAGCAACAACATGAAAACCAACAAAGAGGAACACAAATTACAAGACTCGGTCCCTGAAAATAAG GGAATATCCCTGCGCTCCAGACGCCAAAATAAGACTGATGTAGAACAGCAAATAACTGAGGTCCTGGTATTAgcagaaagaatagaaataaacagaaatgaaatgaagCCCATGAAGACCTCCCCAGAGATGGACATTCAGAATCCAGATGACAGAGCCCGGAAACCCATATCTCGAGGCAAAGTCAGTGAAAACAAAAGGTGCTTGAGGTCTGTGAGACAGAATAAGAGCTCCCAGCCTAAGGTGGCAGAGGAGAGTGGAGGGCAGAAGAGCGCAGGGGTTCT